The window CTTCGAGATGTTGAGGTTTGTCATATTCATACGGAACAGCCTGCCTTATATGCAGAGGCAAAATACAGGGGAAGTTTTCGttcgaacaattttttttgtgCAAAAAATATTCGTCCAGCGTTGAGTGAGGGTCGAGCTGGCTACGTTCCAATTTTTTTGTCGGAGGTACCAAAATTATTCAAGCAGGGCATATGTCCTATAGATGTGGCCATGCTGCAGTTGAGTCCGCCTGACAAGCATGGTTTCTGCTCAATGGGTCCAAGCGTTGACGTTACAGTTGCGGCAGCAGAGTCGGCAACTCACTTGATTGCTCAGATCAATCCAAACGTGCCAAGGACCCATGGAGACGGGTTGATTCATGTTTCTTGTCTAGATGCGGTGGTGGAGTGCAATGATCCTATCCCGACCTTGGAAGAAGGATCCTTCAGCGAAATCGAGGGGAAGATTGGGAAATTGGTGGCTTCTCTTGTGGAGGACGGAGCGACTCTCCAAATGGGCATTGGGACAATTCCAAATGCTGTCTTGAGTTCTCTAAAAAATCACAAGCACCTGGGTGTTCACAGTGAAATGATCGCGGATGGCGTCATTGATTTGGTTCATAATGGCGTTATtgataattctaaaaaaaaaattcaacaacatattacATCTGTTGGGTTCGTGATGGGCACCAAACGCATTTATGAATTTATAGATGATAACCCATCTGTAAGATTCCTGAGAATCGAATACATCAATGATCCTTCTGTTATTCGACTGAATCCAAAAGTAACTGCTATCAATTCGGCCATCGAGGTTGACATAACTGGACAAGTCGTCGCAGATTCTATCGGAAGCAGAATCTATTCCGGTGTGGGTGGCCAAGTCGATTTCATAAGAGGTGCAGGGTTGTCCGAGGGTGGCAAACCTATCATCGCTCTTCCGAGCGTCACTTCTAAAGGCGAATCACGTATCGTTTCCTTCATCAAGCAAGGTGCCGGAGTCGTTACTAGTCGCGCCCATGTACACTACGTCGTCACCGAGTATGGCATCGCGAACCTGTTTGGTGCTAACTTGCAGCAACGCGCGAAAAAACTGATCTCGATAGCACATCCTGATCACCGTGAGGCTCTCGAAAAAGCCGCGTACAATGACTGGTTCGACATGTGGTGAGCTCTCAAAAAAAAACACCTTCGTTGTTTTCAAGAGATATAGTTTATTTTCACAGTTTATGGGGTGGTAGCGACAGAgaccagttttgtttttctttcgtATGCATGGTGCCGCCTTTTCGGAGCGCAGTTTACCTTTTAATCTTTGCGAGATTAGTCCGCTCAGGCGATCTTGTTTTTTTTCTCGCACGTCCGATCGTGTTGAGAAGGGACGCGGCCAGTTCTAAGAGCTTCTTTTTAAGGCATGCTCGAGCCATCACAAATTAAGGCCCAGGAACATACCACACAGAAAGctaagaaagaaaagcagccacgtCACGTG of the Schistocerca gregaria isolate iqSchGreg1 unplaced genomic scaffold, iqSchGreg1.2 ptg000673l, whole genome shotgun sequence genome contains:
- the LOC126318638 gene encoding 4-hydroxybutyrate coenzyme A transferase-like, yielding MRAFYKIFVVFWARHCKLTTKLKTVFFYFGCTKMVFSTICGLSRTGIRQFSTSRTLCSSSDVHVKTRTMHRLTHPGSNRPSYVSPEQAVKVVESGNRVFIHSVAAAPRLLIEAMVGRHKELRDVEVCHIHTEQPALYAEAKYRGSFRSNNFFCAKNIRPALSEGRAGYVPIFLSEVPKLFKQGICPIDVAMLQLSPPDKHGFCSMGPSVDVTVAAAESATHLIAQINPNVPRTHGDGLIHVSCLDAVVECNDPIPTLEEGSFSEIEGKIGKLVASLVEDGATLQMGIGTIPNAVLSSLKNHKHLGVHSEMIADGVIDLVHNGVIDNSKKKIQQHITSVGFVMGTKRIYEFIDDNPSVRFLRIEYINDPSVIRLNPKVTAINSAIEVDITGQVVADSIGSRIYSGVGGQVDFIRGAGLSEGGKPIIALPSVTSKGESRIVSFIKQGAGVVTSRAHVHYVVTEYGIANLFGANLQQRAKKLISIAHPDHREALEKAAYNDWFDMW